Proteins encoded within one genomic window of Calditerrivibrio sp.:
- the dnaB gene encoding replicative DNA helicase, with the protein MANSQFKTLPHSVEAEQAVLASILLDNRSLDRIIHIISIDDFYIPYNKLIMSKILELQEEGKVIDLVTVAEKLITENLIEKAGGMNYISGLVNIIPNAANVVHYATIVREKSLQRKLIEKSVEISELAYNYSGDINELLDDAEKKIFAVAESRIRGDVKPLSQIVTKTFEIIESIYNRKGQLTGTPTGFLELDNLTNGLQRSDLIIVAGRPAMGKTAFALNIALNACIKYNKVAVMFSLEMSAGQLVQRLLSVEANVEVQKLRNGKLSLEEWQKLASVAAALHDINFYIDDTPAISVTEVRAKSRRIKREKGLDLIVVDYLQLMSSNKGESREQQISEISRSLKALAKELDVPVIALSQLNRGVENRHDKRPIPSDLRESGAIEQDADLIMFLYRDEVYNKDTKEPGVAEVIIAKHRNGPTATVKLAFIKQYTKFANLEHNYV; encoded by the coding sequence ATGGCTAACTCACAGTTTAAAACCCTCCCCCACAGTGTTGAAGCAGAGCAGGCAGTACTTGCATCTATACTTCTTGACAATAGATCGTTGGACAGGATCATACATATAATAAGCATCGACGATTTCTATATCCCCTACAACAAATTGATCATGAGCAAGATCCTGGAACTTCAAGAGGAAGGCAAAGTCATCGATCTTGTCACTGTGGCTGAAAAGCTCATCACAGAAAACCTCATCGAGAAAGCTGGAGGTATGAATTACATCTCTGGTTTAGTAAATATTATCCCAAATGCCGCAAATGTAGTTCATTATGCCACAATAGTTAGAGAAAAAAGTCTCCAGAGAAAGCTGATAGAAAAATCGGTCGAAATATCGGAATTAGCTTATAACTATTCAGGTGATATTAATGAACTTTTAGACGATGCTGAGAAAAAGATCTTTGCTGTAGCAGAATCCAGAATAAGGGGTGATGTCAAACCATTAAGCCAGATTGTCACTAAAACATTTGAGATAATAGAATCGATATACAACAGAAAAGGTCAACTTACAGGGACTCCCACCGGTTTTTTGGAGCTGGATAACCTTACAAATGGGCTTCAAAGGTCTGATCTTATTATTGTGGCTGGAAGACCCGCAATGGGTAAAACCGCTTTTGCTCTCAACATAGCTCTTAATGCCTGTATAAAATATAACAAAGTAGCAGTAATGTTTTCATTAGAAATGTCTGCAGGCCAACTTGTTCAGAGATTGCTTTCTGTGGAAGCAAACGTAGAGGTACAAAAACTGAGAAACGGTAAACTAAGTCTTGAAGAATGGCAAAAACTAGCTTCCGTAGCAGCTGCCCTTCACGATATAAACTTTTACATAGATGATACCCCAGCCATCTCTGTCACAGAAGTAAGAGCCAAATCCAGAAGAATAAAAAGGGAAAAAGGGTTAGACCTAATTGTGGTGGACTATCTTCAACTAATGAGCAGTAACAAAGGGGAAAGCAGAGAGCAACAGATATCAGAAATATCCAGGTCTTTAAAAGCATTAGCCAAAGAACTCGACGTTCCTGTGATAGCACTATCCCAGCTAAACAGAGGTGTAGAAAATCGTCACGACAAAAGACCTATACCTTCAGACTTAAGGGAATCAGGAGCAATTGAACAAGATGCAGACTTGATAATGTTCCTGTATAGGGATGAAGTATACAACAAAGACACAAAAGAACCCGGTGTAGCTGAAGTCATCATAGCAAAGCACAGAAACGGCCCCACAGCTACTGTCAAACTGGCGTTTATAAAACAATACACAAAGTTTGCCAATCTCGAACACAATTATGTATAA